Within Metabacillus sp. KUDC1714, the genomic segment ATAAATCAACCTTTGAATTACGATATCTTAATGAAGGAATTACAGTGACGCCAAAGGAATTTGCCCTATTAGAATTATTTTTGAACTACCCTAATAAGGTTTTCTCACGGGAGCATCTCCTTACAACTATATGGGGACTAAGAGCCGAAACAGAAGACAGAACAATTGATTCTCATATTAGAAACATCAGAGATAAACTACGTCATGCAGGATTTCCAGTTGATAAACATATGAAAACCGTTTGGGGTGTGGGATATAAATGGAGTTCAGATGCATACTAGTGACTCAGACAATTAACTAAACGTGAAAATGTTCTTTCTCGAGCTTTCAATATACTAGCGCATTTCCTTGTATTGGTAGTTCTGTCTAATGGACGTAGCCTTATATTATTACCTAATTAGAAACACACTTAATGTAAAGTGCCAAATGGTAATGGTACTTTTTACGAGGAGGTTACATAATGAAAGATAATGGTGATCAAATTAGCGAAGGGTTAAATCAAATATTAGAAATCATTAATGCAAAAGGAGACACAGGGGAAATAAATAATATAGTGGAAAGATCCCACAACGATTTCGATAAGTCCAAGAATGATACTAAATCTTAAATTAAGAACAACGTGAAATTCTACGAAAAAGCATGTGTCAATGTAGTCAGAACTTTTTTTGAACACTATTTTTATGTGGAACTTTATTTTAAAAGAAAAAGAGCTTATCTATTTTTGATAAGCCCTTTTTAGATTTTCTATTAATTTAAATTGGCTGTTTTCGCAAACTTTGTTGCTTTTAAAATAGTATTGGGTTGGTTGATTGCAGCGAGAGGATGCTCGCTTTCCGTGGGGCGGGCGATGAGCCTCCTCAGCGCGAAGCGCCTGCGGGGTCTCATCTGTCCCGCTATTCCCACAGGAGTCTCGCACCTTCCGCACCAATCAGTTTTGTTCAAAAACAACAATCTTTTAGAAAAGAGCCTTTAAATTTATTTTGGTGAAAGTTCACTTTCCGTTACCCATTTGTGATTTTTAACTTCTTCTCCTCCGTTTGTCGGAGTGTAATTGACCATATATACAGTTGTTGCTTCAGCTGAATCTATTACAGCTGTTGCTCCTTGCATCCCTTCCATATGATCTGCATTTATGATAACTTCTGTTCCTGGCTCGAAGGTTTCATCCCCAGCATCTTCAATTTCCTCGTGAATAACCCATTTATGATTTTCTACTCTTTCTCCACCAGTTGTTGGGGTATAGGAAACAACATATGCGGTGGTTTCATAGGCTCCTACAATTGTTGCTTCAGCACCCTTCATCCCTTCCATATGGTCTGTTTCAAGAATAGCTTGACTTCCGACTTTATAGGTAGGATTTTCTGCCACTTTCAAACCATCCGGAACTTCGCCTGAGCCAGAATGGTTCATTTTAGAATGGTCCATTTCCATATTTTCTTCAGAACTTGAATTCATGTCAGTGTTTTGATCAGGTACATTTTCCTCATTATCACTTGCACATGCTGATAACGCTAATGCTAAAATCATTGAAACAATTCCTAGTCCAATTTTTTTACTCATTATTCTCCTCCTATCGACTTATAAAAATAAACATTTCTAACTAATCAGTTACTTTAACATGCTTTCTTTACTGTTAACATACCCTTTTCTTTCGCTTCTAATGGGTCTAACAAAAGATTAACAAAAAAATTTGCAGAAAATATGCATATTATCTATTTTAAATTATCAAATGTTTTACAAGTTCCTAATTTGACTTTAGATTTTTATATAATTGTGCAGAAATTATGTAGGATCAATGCTATATAAAACTCTTTGTTATTAATACATGGTTGTATTTATTGCATAAGCATAAGGGACTTTCAAATAGAAAGCCCCTTATGCTTATAAAAGTCTAATTTAATAAATGTTCTTTATAAAAATATCCGATTGTAAATAAAAAAAACTGTAACAAACAAAGATAAAGTAAATTTCGAAATACCTGTTAGATAACTTGATGTTAAGGTTGTAATGAACGTGAATAATAACCATTTAAATGATGTGGTAAGATATTAACCATTTCCATTTACCTCTTTTGCTTTGCTTGAACTCCAATAATAATCTACAAAAACATCTGTAAATCCATCAACTGTTCTGTCAAGTTCATCCAGATTATTATCAGTCACAGTTACTAACCTACTGGAAATGTTCCCATAAAAAAATTACGTCCTTTTGAAAATGTACCGAATGAAAACCGAAATGGTCTTCCTTAGCTGTCAAGACACGGAAACGTTAGGAATTACACAGGTTAAGAAACCGATTCTCTACAGTAAGGCAACTAATTAGATTGGAATTGGTAACCCGCCTAAATCCATCCTACACCAGTCTTTACCT encodes:
- a CDS encoding YdhK family protein, encoding MSKKIGLGIVSMILALALSACASDNEENVPDQNTDMNSSSEENMEMDHSKMNHSGSGEVPDGLKVAENPTYKVGSQAILETDHMEGMKGAEATIVGAYETTAYVVSYTPTTGGERVENHKWVIHEEIEDAGDETFEPGTEVIINADHMEGMQGATAVIDSAEATTVYMVNYTPTNGGEEVKNHKWVTESELSPK